A window of Firmicutes bacterium HGW-Firmicutes-1 contains these coding sequences:
- the spoVAE gene encoding stage V sporulation protein AE — MEYIKAFITGGIICAIAQVLMDRTKLLPARIVVLYVVIGTILTGLGLYQSVVSFGGAGATVPIMGFGYALGEGVMKEVDKVGLLGVFTGGLKATSAGITAAILFGYLASIIFNSKPKK, encoded by the coding sequence ATGGAATATATAAAAGCTTTTATTACTGGAGGCATTATTTGTGCCATTGCTCAAGTATTAATGGATAGAACAAAGTTATTACCTGCAAGGATTGTTGTACTTTATGTTGTAATTGGTACAATATTAACTGGATTAGGGTTATACCAATCTGTAGTAAGTTTTGGTGGAGCTGGTGCTACTGTGCCTATTATGGGGTTTGGCTATGCATTAGGAGAAGGAGTTATGAAGGAAGTAGATAAAGTCGGCTTGCTGGGGGTGTTTACAGGAGGGTTGAAGGCTACATCGGCAGGAATTACTGCAGCAATATTGTTTGGTTATTTAGCTTCCATAATATTTAATTCAAAACCAAAAAAATAA